In Synechococcus sp. CC9616, the following are encoded in one genomic region:
- a CDS encoding NAD(P)-dependent oxidoreductase, producing MTRSDLRLGMVGLGALGLPMAVNLNSAGFPLHVHTRSRKAERNPALLGSQGCATAAEAACGVDVLVVCVSDDAAVNTVLFGQGGAAETLAEGSLVVDCSTIAPSTSRAAADQLALQKVNYIDAPVTGGTEGAQAGTLTVLVGGEPSDLKRARPVLDIIGGTIHHFGPVGSGQQVKAVNQVLVAGSYVAVAEALALGERLGLPMPAVVDALRHGAAGSWALNHRSGAMLEGHYPLGFRLALHHKDLGIALQAAADVDLNLPIATKVRTMEEDLMTNGHGAEDVSCLRRWLDQAGKPEES from the coding sequence ATGACCAGATCTGACTTGCGTCTCGGAATGGTCGGTCTCGGCGCGCTCGGATTGCCAATGGCGGTGAATTTGAACAGCGCTGGTTTCCCTCTCCATGTGCACACGCGGAGTCGAAAAGCGGAACGGAATCCTGCTCTGCTGGGCAGCCAGGGATGCGCCACAGCTGCGGAAGCCGCCTGTGGCGTCGATGTTCTGGTGGTGTGCGTCAGCGATGACGCCGCCGTCAACACGGTGCTGTTCGGTCAAGGCGGTGCTGCCGAAACCCTGGCGGAGGGCAGTCTCGTGGTGGACTGCTCAACGATCGCCCCATCAACCTCCCGAGCTGCCGCAGACCAGCTGGCGCTCCAGAAGGTCAACTACATCGATGCGCCAGTCACCGGGGGCACGGAGGGGGCACAGGCCGGCACACTCACCGTTCTCGTTGGAGGAGAACCCTCCGATCTCAAGCGGGCGCGTCCTGTCCTGGACATCATCGGCGGCACCATCCATCACTTCGGCCCCGTGGGGAGTGGGCAGCAGGTGAAAGCCGTGAACCAAGTTCTCGTGGCAGGAAGCTACGTCGCCGTCGCCGAGGCATTGGCTCTTGGAGAACGGCTTGGACTACCGATGCCAGCTGTGGTCGATGCACTACGCCATGGCGCCGCTGGCTCATGGGCTCTCAATCATCGATCCGGCGCCATGTTGGAGGGGCACTATCCGCTGGGATTCCGCCTGGCGCTCCATCACAAGGATCTTGGAATCGCACTCCAGGCAGCTGCTGATGTCGATCTGAACCTGCCGATCGCAACCAAGGTTCGAACCATGGAGGAAGACCTGATGACAAACGGCCATGGAGCAGAAGACGTTTCCTGTCTGCGCCGCTGGCTGGATCAGGCCGGAAAGCCAGAAGAATCGTAA
- a CDS encoding glycosyltransferase: MTRLLIAASGTGGHLFPALALAEAIPENWSIRWLGVPDRLETSLVPETYNLITVQAGGLQGRGLTKLIQLFRLIGAGFAVRQLIRQHRIKAVFTTGGYIAAPAILGARLSGCPVVLHESNAIPGRVTKLFGRFCHVVAVGLPAAAERIPGSRPQMTGTPVRKAFLETQPMPAWVPQGSGPLLVVMGGSQGAVGLNRMVRAVLPNLLQRGCRVVHLTGRNDPDVGGVQHPLLAERPFSDEIPGLLQHADLAISRAGAGSVSELAVCGTPAVLVPFPQAADRHQDANAACAAEFGGAVIVHQHEPEHQALANSLERLLARRLNHESSFSDPLPLMQDGMKRLAVRQADQDLAAIVQALIV; this comes from the coding sequence ATGACGAGGCTTCTCATCGCCGCCAGCGGCACCGGAGGGCATCTGTTTCCAGCGCTCGCGTTGGCTGAGGCAATACCTGAGAACTGGAGCATCCGCTGGCTTGGCGTGCCCGATCGCCTGGAGACAAGCCTTGTTCCTGAGACGTACAACCTGATCACCGTCCAGGCAGGTGGTCTGCAGGGACGCGGGCTCACCAAATTGATTCAGTTGTTTCGTCTGATCGGCGCCGGTTTTGCTGTGCGCCAACTAATCCGTCAACACAGAATCAAGGCCGTGTTCACCACAGGTGGGTACATCGCAGCACCGGCCATCCTCGGCGCCCGTCTCAGTGGATGCCCGGTGGTCCTGCATGAATCCAATGCCATTCCAGGCCGGGTCACCAAACTGTTTGGGCGTTTCTGCCATGTGGTGGCCGTTGGCCTGCCGGCCGCAGCAGAACGGATTCCGGGCAGTCGACCGCAAATGACCGGTACTCCAGTTCGAAAGGCCTTTTTGGAGACCCAGCCGATGCCGGCATGGGTTCCCCAAGGATCCGGTCCACTCCTGGTGGTGATGGGTGGCAGTCAGGGGGCTGTCGGCCTGAACCGCATGGTTCGAGCGGTTCTTCCGAACCTGCTGCAGCGAGGTTGCCGGGTCGTCCACCTCACCGGCCGCAATGACCCTGATGTGGGAGGCGTCCAGCATCCCCTGCTGGCGGAACGACCCTTCAGCGATGAGATACCGGGCCTGCTTCAACATGCCGATCTCGCCATCAGTCGAGCAGGTGCAGGGAGTGTGAGCGAACTAGCGGTCTGCGGCACACCGGCGGTGCTGGTGCCGTTCCCCCAGGCAGCAGATCGACATCAGGATGCCAATGCCGCCTGCGCAGCAGAGTTCGGCGGTGCCGTGATCGTGCATCAGCATGAACCGGAACACCAGGCGCTTGCCAACAGCCTCGAGCGACTGCTGGCCCGGCGTTTAAATCACGAAAGTTCGTTCAGCGATCCGCTGCCGCTGATGCAAGACGGCATGAAGAGACTCGCCGTGCGCCAGGCCGATCAGGATCTTGCAGCCATTGTTCAAGCCCTGATCGTCTGA
- a CDS encoding aminotransferase class I/II-fold pyridoxal phosphate-dependent enzyme, giving the protein MAVDLRHGGNRDALAEQLGCRPEQLLDASASLVPWTPWLRLNTRQILRDYPDRRQQRLRQVIADVHDLDPEQVLAGNGAAELFTWAARDAASAGLNVLLAPGFADYSRALSTWQATTRHRVMPLRWASAFPQVFPDPGSGDVLWLCNPHNPTGQLWSRSSLELLLDRFALVICDEAFLPLVPQGEQHSLISLVADHPNLVVIRSLTKLFGIAGLRLGYAIAAPKRLQQWTDWRDPWPVNGPAASVGVQLMGNGARYERWSNRVQRWTAREGLWMQQQLAECPGLEPMPSAANFLLIRSERSLLPVKESLEQQHRILLRDCRSFQGLDDHWLRISLMQRQDNRRILNALHQTIRA; this is encoded by the coding sequence ATGGCCGTCGACCTGCGCCATGGCGGTAACCGTGATGCGCTTGCCGAACAGCTCGGGTGCCGGCCGGAGCAGTTGCTCGATGCCAGTGCATCGCTCGTTCCCTGGACCCCTTGGTTGCGTCTCAATACCAGGCAGATCCTTCGGGACTATCCCGATCGCAGGCAGCAGCGCCTGCGCCAGGTGATCGCTGATGTCCACGACCTCGATCCGGAACAGGTTCTGGCGGGGAATGGCGCTGCTGAGCTGTTCACCTGGGCTGCACGCGATGCCGCCTCTGCTGGTCTGAATGTGCTTTTGGCACCTGGATTCGCTGATTACTCCCGTGCCTTAAGCACCTGGCAGGCAACAACCCGCCACAGGGTGATGCCACTGCGCTGGGCAAGCGCTTTTCCCCAGGTGTTCCCGGATCCAGGCTCCGGCGATGTGCTTTGGCTCTGCAATCCCCACAACCCCACGGGGCAGCTCTGGAGCCGAAGCTCCCTGGAGCTCTTGCTGGATCGCTTTGCCCTGGTGATTTGCGACGAGGCTTTTCTGCCTCTCGTTCCCCAGGGCGAGCAACATTCGTTGATTTCACTCGTCGCTGACCATCCCAATCTGGTCGTTATTCGCAGTCTCACCAAGCTCTTTGGGATCGCCGGTTTGCGCTTGGGCTATGCGATTGCGGCACCAAAGCGCCTGCAGCAATGGACCGACTGGCGGGACCCCTGGCCTGTGAACGGTCCAGCTGCATCCGTCGGCGTACAACTCATGGGCAACGGCGCTCGTTATGAGCGATGGAGCAATCGGGTTCAGCGCTGGACAGCCCGTGAAGGCCTCTGGATGCAGCAACAGCTGGCGGAATGTCCGGGACTTGAGCCAATGCCATCCGCGGCCAATTTTCTCCTGATCCGGTCCGAGCGTTCATTGCTACCGGTCAAGGAGTCGTTGGAGCAGCAACATCGCATCCTGTTGCGTGATTGCCGCTCATTCCAGGGCCTCGATGACCACTGGCTCAGGATCAGCCTGATGCAACGACAGGACAACCGCAGAATTCTGAACGCGCTGCATCAGACGATCAGGGCTTGA
- a CDS encoding pentapeptide repeat-containing protein codes for MPPRGLLISVLIATWVTPAQSQTSSAVDLIRVLQERRCPACRLADTDLVHADLRDADLSGAQLQRANLGQARLDGADLSKADLSFTSLRGASLRGADLRGSRLYGTDLRDADLSGALLDNDALEQSHWQGAKGIQTGIRSHAGLHNAGVDAAQQGRWPEAERLFSAAILENPEEPLSWVARGLSRGEQGKNALAAKDLAYAGTLFAASGDQIKAEQLKLASERVYDKPQQNGASGNGLGSALLSGALSAAQALAPVALKALMPMIP; via the coding sequence ATGCCGCCAAGAGGCCTGCTGATTTCAGTCCTGATTGCGACGTGGGTTACACCAGCACAAAGCCAGACGTCTTCTGCGGTCGATCTCATCCGCGTTCTGCAGGAGCGACGTTGCCCCGCATGCCGGCTGGCGGACACGGATCTTGTCCATGCCGACCTGCGCGATGCCGACCTCAGCGGAGCACAGCTGCAGCGAGCCAACCTCGGCCAGGCCCGTTTGGATGGAGCAGACCTCAGCAAGGCTGATCTCAGCTTCACCAGCCTGCGTGGCGCTTCGCTGCGCGGCGCCGATCTGCGCGGCAGCCGCCTGTACGGAACGGATCTACGGGACGCGGATCTCAGCGGAGCCCTGCTCGACAACGACGCACTAGAGCAAAGCCACTGGCAAGGCGCCAAGGGCATTCAGACCGGAATTCGCAGCCATGCAGGCCTGCACAACGCCGGCGTCGATGCAGCTCAGCAAGGACGCTGGCCGGAAGCCGAACGCCTCTTCAGCGCAGCCATCCTCGAAAATCCGGAAGAGCCTCTGAGCTGGGTGGCCCGTGGCCTCAGCAGAGGAGAACAAGGGAAAAATGCACTCGCCGCAAAAGACCTGGCCTACGCCGGAACACTGTTTGCCGCCAGCGGGGATCAGATCAAAGCTGAACAACTGAAACTGGCCAGCGAGCGTGTTTACGACAAGCCACAACAGAACGGAGCATCGGGCAACGGCCTGGGCTCAGCCCTGCTCAGTGGAGCACTCTCGGCTGCGCAGGCTTTGGCACCAGTCGCTCTGAAAGCACTGATGCCGATGATTCCCTAG